One window of the Colletotrichum destructivum chromosome 4, complete sequence genome contains the following:
- a CDS encoding Putative KxDL domain-containing protein has translation MSSSHYNSHYSLPMPVPSHKGQHYPGYGSTYSVSPPETDESVSSGTRPSYSNSGYSGGYSVANSSYAGSNSGDFESTHHSASGVDFNDYMQDRFAQTFDPIPLDRNIAVQAQTSGKLNAKHRELLELQKKAQARLAKTRERFNEGYRDAQDVRADLEWTQKKVSSLKSKTSRKHTKEYNKARARYPSPEY, from the exons ATGTCTTCTTCCCACTACAACTCCCACTACTCCCTCCCCATGCCCGTCCCCTCCCACAAGGGCCAGCACTACCCAGGCTACGGCAGCACCTACTCGGTCTCGCCCCCAGAGACGGACGAGTCCGTGAGCTCTGGTACCAGACCCTCATACAGCAACAGCGGCTACTCGGGCGGCTACTCGGTCGCCAACTCTAGCTACGccggcagcaacagcggcgACTTTGAGAGCACGCACCACTCGGCCAGCGGCGTCGATTTCAACGACTACATGCAGGACCGCTTCGCCCAGACGTTTGACCCCATCCCCCTCGACCGCAATATCGCGGTCCAGGCGCAGAC ATCCGGAAAGCTCAACGCAAAGCACCGtgagctgctggagctgcagAAGAAGGCACAAGCCCGTCTCGCAAAGACGCGCGAGCGCTTCAACGAGGGCTACCGCGACGCTCAGGACGTGCGCGCGGACCTCGAGTGGACGCAGAAGAAAGTCTC ATCACTCAAGAGCAAGACTTCCCGCAAGCACACCAAGGAGTACAACAAGGCGCGCGCACGCTATCCCTCGCCCGAGTACTAA